The Colletotrichum destructivum chromosome 7, complete sequence genome contains the following window.
TGGCTCCGGTGGACTGTCGCAGCTGGACCGCATCACCATTGGCAATGTCGAAGACCCGCACATTTTCTTCATCCACGCCTTCGTCGCCTGGGTCTTCTTTGGTATGTGGTTCGATGCCGCGTTTCCGTCCAAGCGCTAACGTGTGTCAAGGATTCATCCTCTTCACAATCTACCGTGAATGCATTTACTACATTAATCTTCGACATGCCTATCTCTTGTCACCTTACTACTCTAAGCGTCTCTCATCTCGGACAGTCATGTTCAGTTGCGTCCCACCAAAGTACCAGGATGCCGCTCGCCTTCGGAAACTCTTCGGCGACACCGTCAAGAACGTTTGGATCCCCCGCGATACGAGCGACTTGGAGAGGCTCGTCAAGGAGCGAGACGAGACCGCATTGCGGCTGGAGAAGGCTGAGATCCGCCTGATCAAGATGGCGAACAGACGGCGGAACAAACAGCTGAAGGCGGCTGCTGAGGCGGAACCGGAAACCGTTCCGAGTCCGCGCTCGAGTGCTGGTGGTTCCGAGCGCTCAGAGGACCCCGAGAAGGGGCACCCCTTGCAGGAGAGCATCGTTCTTCCGGACGTCAACGGCTCCGTGGCCGCACAATGGATCGGTGCCAGCGAGCGCCCTTACCACCGGCCCCTCGCCAACTTCTTCCGTCGAGTTGACACAATCAAGTGGACCCGCAACCGGATCAAAGCTTTGACACATCAGATTAACAAGCTGCGCCGTGGCTTCCTCAAAGGCGAGGGTCGTCGACTGCCCACCGCGTTCGTCGAGTTCTCTTCCCAGGCCGATGCCGAGCGCGCATATCAGACTCTGGCCCACAACCGACCGCTGCATATGTCGCCGCGTTACATCGGTATCCGTCCAGACGAGATCGTGTGGAGCTCTGTTCGAATGCGCTGGCTGGAGCGGATCGTCAGAAGCTTCATGATGCACGCCCTCATAACCGCCGCCATTGTCTTTTGGTCTCTGCCCTCGGCGCTCGTTGGTGTCGTTTCAAACATCAAGTTTCTGGCCAAGCTACTACCTTTCCTGGCCTGGATTACTGAGCTCCCGGACGCCGTCACTGGTATTATAAGTGGTCTTCTCCCTGCCTTAGCCTTGTCTTTCTTGATGGCCATCGTGCCTTGGCTTCTGCGAGGTAAGAAATGTGTTTTCTTAACCTGTCATTGCATCGCGACTAACTCTGTCAAAGGTTGTGCCAGGCTTGCCGGAGTACCGTCTTTGTCCATGATCGAGCTCTTCGTTCAACACGCCTACTTTGCCTTTCAGGTCGTCCAGGTCTTCCTCGTCACGACCCTgacctcggcggcttcggcggcccTCACCCGGGTTCTTAAAGACCCCCTCTCGGCCAAAGATCTTTTGGCCGATAATCTCCCCAAGTCATCCAACTTCTATATCTCGTACATACTCATCCAGTGTCTGGCCGTCGGTGCCGCGTCCCTCCTCAGGGCGTTCGACATCTTTCGCCATCATGTTATGGCCAAAGCCTTTGATAACCCCCGCGGCCTGTATAAAATCTGGTATAGGGAACGTCCAATGCACTGGGGAGCAATCTTCCCCGTCTTCACCAACATGGGCGTCATCGGTAAGTTCGTCCCTCACCCGAACTAATGCCACTTAGTACTGACCATCAACAGCCATCAGCTACTGCTGTATTGCCCCGGTTGTTCTCGGCTtcgccaccgtcggcctTTATCTGATTTACCTCGTTTACAAGTACAACCTCCTTTACGTTAACGACTCCTCCATCGACACCCGCGGCCTCGTCTATCCGCGCGCCCTGATgcacctcctcgtcggtgtcTACCTCGCAACTGTTTGTCTCATCGGCCTGTTCGCCTTGCGCTCAGCGTTCCTTCCCATGGTTTTCATGATCGGTTTCCTCGTCTTCACGGCCCTCGTCCACGTCTCTATCAGAGAGGCCGTCTCTCCGCTGCTCTACAACATCCCGCGCGCCTTGGCTATGGAGATGGAAGAGCTTGACGGCGGGCCGATGGTGGACTATCCCCAGGACGACTTCCTCACCGATGCCGATATAACGGCCTCGTACCCGGAATTCTTCGACCccgttgacgaagacgaaggccCGGCGCATCAAGTCAACGGGAGCCGAGGCGTGGAGGGTGCAAGTGGTCTGATGGCCTCGGTCAACGACTGGTCCACCAACGCTCTTGCCAAGAAGCTTCAGACAACGGCCGAAAATTGGGGGTTGGCTCGTCCGATCAGCTATGTCTCGTATTGGATGCACCCGGATCCGTCTATCAAGCCCGG
Protein-coding sequences here:
- a CDS encoding Putative CSC1/OSCA1-like, 7TM region, 10TM putative phosphate transporter, extracellular tail, with the translated sequence MDIPLNGEGDDRVGSARNNSTGGTISKLQLSDSDSSSLMSLVSTLIPVLIYTAVCLLIFWALRRRSLRVYSPRTILGNFFSHEQSTPLPVGWLDWVKPFWAIPDTEILNRSSLDAFLFLRYLKVLVLICLVGCCITWPTLMVIHANGSGGLSQLDRITIGNVEDPHIFFIHAFVAWVFFGFILFTIYRECIYYINLRHAYLLSPYYSKRLSSRTVMFSCVPPKYQDAARLRKLFGDTVKNVWIPRDTSDLERLVKERDETALRLEKAEIRLIKMANRRRNKQLKAAAEAEPETVPSPRSSAGGSERSEDPEKGHPLQESIVLPDVNGSVAAQWIGASERPYHRPLANFFRRVDTIKWTRNRIKALTHQINKLRRGFLKGEGRRLPTAFVEFSSQADAERAYQTLAHNRPLHMSPRYIGIRPDEIVWSSVRMRWLERIVRSFMMHALITAAIVFWSLPSALVGVVSNIKFLAKLLPFLAWITELPDAVTGIISGLLPALALSFLMAIVPWLLRGCARLAGVPSLSMIELFVQHAYFAFQVVQVFLVTTLTSAASAALTRVLKDPLSAKDLLADNLPKSSNFYISYILIQCLAVGAASLLRAFDIFRHHVMAKAFDNPRGLYKIWYRERPMHWGAIFPVFTNMGVIAISYCCIAPVVLGFATVGLYLIYLVYKYNLLYVNDSSIDTRGLVYPRALMHLLVGVYLATVCLIGLFALRSAFLPMVFMIGFLVFTALVHVSIREAVSPLLYNIPRALAMEMEELDGGPMVDYPQDDFLTDADITASYPEFFDPVDEDEGPAHQVNGSRGVEGASGLMASVNDWSTNALAKKLQTTAENWGLARPISYVSYWMHPDPSIKPGFILRWLHPGTFDDFSTLRRMIPGDLPDPTETYPPDYARRAYWPPEMASPAPIIWIPRDPAGVSAQEVEHCRKVVGCSDEGAELNDKCRIEVEVDKAPFWVPRTLY